In the Solibacillus sp. FSL K6-1523 genome, one interval contains:
- the cysS gene encoding cysteine--tRNA ligase produces MTIQIFNSLTRQKETFHPIEEGKVKMYVCGPTVYNYIHIGNSRPVIVYDTVRRYFQYAGYDVKFVSNFTDVDDKIIKAANELGEETTALTERFIAAYFEDITALGCEKADAHPRVTEHMEDIIEFIKVLIDKDYAYESQGDVYYRTRKFDGYGKLSHQSVDDLKIGARIETGEKKEDPLDFALWKAAKPGEVKWESPWGEGRPGWHIECSVMAREHLGDTIDIHAGGQDLTFPHHENEIAQSEAHNDKTFANYWMHNGYINIDNEKMSKSLGNFILVHDIRQQIDPQVLRFFMLSVHYRHPINFAQDLVEAAKNGLERIRTAYANVEHRLTATAGLAEESEQWLGEIAQVKTNFEEAMNDDFNTANAISALFELSRIANVYLNETNTDSKVLQAILDTFTIIGDVLGIQVKVEAGLLDEEIEALLEERIAARKNRDFARSDEIRDQLLSMDIVLEDTRQGTRWKRGQ; encoded by the coding sequence ATGACGATTCAGATTTTTAACTCGCTTACAAGACAAAAAGAAACCTTTCATCCAATTGAGGAAGGGAAGGTAAAAATGTATGTTTGTGGTCCAACGGTTTATAACTATATTCATATTGGAAATTCACGTCCTGTAATTGTTTATGATACAGTTCGCCGTTATTTCCAATATGCAGGTTATGATGTGAAGTTTGTTTCGAACTTTACCGACGTTGACGATAAAATTATTAAAGCAGCCAATGAATTAGGCGAGGAAACAACTGCTTTAACAGAGCGCTTTATTGCAGCGTATTTTGAAGATATTACGGCATTAGGATGCGAAAAGGCAGATGCCCATCCTCGTGTAACGGAGCATATGGAAGACATTATTGAATTTATCAAAGTATTAATTGATAAAGATTATGCTTATGAATCACAAGGAGATGTATATTACCGTACGCGTAAATTTGATGGCTACGGAAAACTATCACATCAATCTGTAGATGATTTAAAAATAGGTGCGCGTATCGAAACGGGTGAAAAGAAAGAAGATCCGCTAGATTTTGCTCTTTGGAAAGCAGCAAAACCAGGCGAAGTGAAATGGGAATCTCCATGGGGCGAGGGGCGACCAGGCTGGCATATTGAATGTTCAGTAATGGCGCGTGAACATTTGGGCGATACAATTGATATTCATGCAGGTGGGCAAGATTTAACATTCCCTCATCATGAAAATGAAATTGCGCAATCTGAAGCGCATAACGATAAAACATTTGCGAACTATTGGATGCATAACGGGTATATCAATATTGATAACGAAAAAATGTCGAAATCATTAGGGAACTTTATTTTAGTTCATGATATTCGTCAACAAATCGACCCGCAAGTATTGCGATTCTTCATGCTATCTGTTCATTACCGTCATCCGATTAACTTTGCGCAAGATTTAGTAGAAGCAGCGAAAAACGGCTTAGAGCGCATTCGTACAGCTTATGCCAATGTTGAACATCGCTTAACAGCAACGGCGGGACTTGCAGAGGAAAGTGAACAGTGGCTTGGGGAAATTGCACAAGTGAAAACGAATTTTGAAGAAGCGATGAATGATGATTTCAATACGGCTAATGCGATTTCGGCTTTATTTGAATTATCACGTATTGCAAATGTTTATTTAAACGAAACAAACACAGATTCAAAAGTACTACAAGCGATTTTAGATACGTTTACAATTATCGGGGACGTATTAGGTATTCAAGTGAAAGTAGAAGCAGGCTTACTTGATGAAGAAATCGAAGCGTTATTAGAAGAGCGTATTGCAGCACGTAAAAACCGAGACTTTGCACGCTCTGATGAAATTCGCGATCAGTTGCTTAGCATGGATATTGTTTTAGAAGACACTCGTCAAGGGACGCGCTGGAAACGAGGTCAGTAA
- a CDS encoding Mini-ribonuclease 3 yields MHNLTQQDVKQLNALALAYMGDAVLEQRIREHLLLLGKVKPNTLHKEATKYVSAKAQSMIVYRMIEENFLTEEEQAVFRRGRNAKSGSIPKNTDVRTYRNSSGFEAVLGSLYLSKQHDRANEIIDYAIQIVEQSKGVS; encoded by the coding sequence ATGCATAATTTAACACAGCAGGATGTAAAACAACTAAATGCTTTAGCGTTAGCCTATATGGGCGATGCCGTGCTAGAGCAAAGAATTCGAGAGCATTTACTATTACTAGGCAAAGTAAAACCAAATACGTTGCATAAAGAGGCAACGAAATATGTTTCAGCGAAAGCGCAGTCAATGATTGTTTACCGTATGATTGAAGAAAATTTCTTAACAGAAGAAGAGCAAGCGGTATTTCGCAGAGGGCGCAATGCCAAATCTGGCTCCATTCCGAAAAATACCGATGTTCGCACTTACCGAAATAGTTCTGGTTTTGAAGCGGTACTAGGTAGTCTTTATTTAAGTAAACAGCATGATCGTGCCAATGAAATTATTGACTACGCAATTCAAATCGTAGAACAGTCAAAAGGAGTGTCGTAA